A genomic window from Lycium barbarum isolate Lr01 chromosome 4, ASM1917538v2, whole genome shotgun sequence includes:
- the LOC132635593 gene encoding probable cyclic nucleotide-gated ion channel 14 isoform X2: MALFMDPLFFYLPSVVNKGKSSCMTIDSNLGITVTCFRTVADIFYMLHVIIKFRTAYVSRKSRVFGRGELVMDKKLIARKYLKTDFIIDAIAALPLPQIVIWFIIPAIRSSHSDHTNNALVLIVLLQYLPRLYLIFPLSAQIIKAAGVVTKTAWAGAAYNLLLYMLASHVLGASWYLLSIERYATCWKIACEKEFGPIQCSSRFLDCGTVDHADRVTWVNNTQVFSNCYPTNSTIFDFGIFSNAVTNNVVSSEFLEKYLYCLWWGLQNLSSYGQNLTTSTYIWETSFAILIAIFGLVLFAHLIGNMQTYLQSITVRLEEWRLKRRDTEEWMRHRQLPQDLQERVRRFVQYKWLATRGVDEESILHALPSDLRRDIQRHLCLDLVRRVPFFSQMDDQLLDAICERLVSSLSTQGTYIVREGDPVTEMLFVIRGTLESSTTNGGRTGFFNSITLRPGDFCGEELLAWALLPRSSLNLPSSTRTVRALSEVEAFALRAEDLKFVANQFRRLHSKKLQHTFRYYSHHWRTWAACFVQAAWRRFKRRKLAKHLSRSESLPYAPEDDQSAYESEDDQQKKDTPANSSNVIQNLGVTILASRFAAHTRRGVQKMKDMDLPKLQKPEEPDFSADPDDD, translated from the exons ATGGCTCTCTTTATGGATCCATTATTTTTTTACCTTCCATCAGTGGTGAATAAAGGGAAGTCATCATGTATGACAATTGACTCAAATCTTGGGATTACTGTGACATGTTTTAGGACAGTGGCAGATATTTTCTACATGTTACATGTGATTATTAAGTTTAGGACTGCTTATGTTTCAAGAAAGTCAAGGGTGTTTGGAAGAGGGGAACTTGTTATGGATAAGAAATTGATTGCAAGGAAGTATTTGAAGACTGATTTCATCATTGATGCTATTGCTGCTCTGCCTCTTCCTCAG ATTGTAATATGGTTCATCATACCAGCAATTAGAAGTTCTCATTCAGATCACACCAACAACGCCCTTGTACTAATAGTCCTGCTGCAATATCTGCCAAGACTCTATCTGATTTTCCCGTTGAGTGCTCAAATTATTAAAGCTGCTGGGGTTGTCACAAAAACAGCTTGGGCAGGAGCTGCTTACAATTTACTACTCTACATGTTGGCGAGCCAC GTCCTGGGTGCTTCCTGGTATTTATTATCAATCGAGAGGTATGCTACATGCTGGAAAATAGCTTGTGAAAAGGAGTTCGGTCCTATTCAATGCTCCAGCCGTTTTCTTGACTGTGGTACTGTAGACCATGCAGACAGGGTTACGTGGGTAAACAACACCCAAGTTTTCAGCAACTGCTATCCTACTAATTCTACCATTTTCGACTTTGGGATATTTTCAAATGCAGTTACAAACAATGTTGTCTCCTCTGAGTTCCTTGAGAAGTACTTGTACTGTTTGTGGTGGGGTTTACAAAATTTAAG TTCTTACGGCCAAAACTTGACCACAAGTACATATATATGGGAAACTTCATTTGCCATTCTTATTGCTATTTTTGGGCTAGTTCTATTTGCTCATTTGATTGGAAACATGCAG ACATACTTACAATCTATCACTGTGAGGCTTGAAGAATGGAGACTCAAGCGACGAGACACTGAAGAATGGATGAGGCATCGCCAACTCCCTCAGGATCTACAAGAACGTGTTAGACGTTTTGTACAGTACAAGTGGCTTGCCACTCGAGGAGTAGATGAAGAATCTATCCTGCATGCTTTACCTTCAGACCTTCGTCGTGACATCCAACGCCACCTATGTTTAGACCTTGTTCGGCGT gTTCCCTTCTTCTCACAAATGGATGATCAGCTGCTTGATGCCATATGTGAACGTCTGGTTTCGTCGTTAAGTACCCAAGGAACATATATTGTACGTGAGGGTGATCCAGTAACTGAAATGCTGTTTGTTATCAGAGGGACATTAGAGAGCTCAACCACGAATGGGGGCCGGACAGGCTTCTTCAATTCAATTACTTTGAGGCCAGGTGACTTTTGTGGTGAGGAACTACTTGCCTGGGCGTTGTTGCCAAGATCCTCTCTTAACTTACCTTCATCAACGAGAACAGTGAGAGCCTTGTCGGAAGTAGAAGCCTTTGCATTACGAGCAGAGGATCTCAAGTTTGTAGCCAATCAATTCAGACGTCTTCATAGTAAGAAGCTACAGCACACCTTCCGTTATTACTCTCACCACTGGAGAACTTGGGCTGCCTGTTTTGTTCAAGCTGCTTGGCGGCGTTTCAAGAGGAGAAAACTGGCCAAACACCTTAGTAGGAGTGAGTCCTTGCCTTATGCTCCCGAGGATGACCAATCAGCATATGAAAGTGAGGATGATCAACAAAAGAAGGATACACCAGCAAACTCTTCGAATGTAATACAGAATCTTGGAGTTACAATATTGGCCTCAAGATTTGCTGCACACACAAGGAGAGGAGTTCAGAAGATGAAGGATATGGATTTGCCTAAGTTACAGAAGCCCGAGGAACCTGACTTTTCGGCTGACCCAGATGACGACTAG
- the LOC132635593 gene encoding probable cyclic nucleotide-gated ion channel 14 isoform X1, giving the protein MMEFKKAKTVRFETSWEKNENNLLEKQLPLYAGSLLKSDGRNVDKVGASKVPKFGKFKVFPENYVQEKKKILDPGSEIVIQWNRVFLFSCLMALFMDPLFFYLPSVVNKGKSSCMTIDSNLGITVTCFRTVADIFYMLHVIIKFRTAYVSRKSRVFGRGELVMDKKLIARKYLKTDFIIDAIAALPLPQIVIWFIIPAIRSSHSDHTNNALVLIVLLQYLPRLYLIFPLSAQIIKAAGVVTKTAWAGAAYNLLLYMLASHVLGASWYLLSIERYATCWKIACEKEFGPIQCSSRFLDCGTVDHADRVTWVNNTQVFSNCYPTNSTIFDFGIFSNAVTNNVVSSEFLEKYLYCLWWGLQNLSSYGQNLTTSTYIWETSFAILIAIFGLVLFAHLIGNMQTYLQSITVRLEEWRLKRRDTEEWMRHRQLPQDLQERVRRFVQYKWLATRGVDEESILHALPSDLRRDIQRHLCLDLVRRVPFFSQMDDQLLDAICERLVSSLSTQGTYIVREGDPVTEMLFVIRGTLESSTTNGGRTGFFNSITLRPGDFCGEELLAWALLPRSSLNLPSSTRTVRALSEVEAFALRAEDLKFVANQFRRLHSKKLQHTFRYYSHHWRTWAACFVQAAWRRFKRRKLAKHLSRSESLPYAPEDDQSAYESEDDQQKKDTPANSSNVIQNLGVTILASRFAAHTRRGVQKMKDMDLPKLQKPEEPDFSADPDDD; this is encoded by the exons ATGATGGAGTTCAAGAAAGCCAAGACGGTAAG GTTTGAAACTTCATGGGAGAAGAATGAGAACAATCTTCTTGAAAAGCAACTACCTTTATATGCTGGCAGTTTACTAAAATCTGATGGTAGAAATGTTGACAAAGTTGGAGCAAGTAAAGTTCCTAAATTTGGAAAGTTTAAGGTTTTCCCAGAAAATTATgtacaagaaaaaaagaaaatcctTGATCCAGGGAGTGAAATTGTTATACAATGGAATAGAGTTTTCTTATTTTCTTGTTTGATGGCTCTCTTTATGGATCCATTATTTTTTTACCTTCCATCAGTGGTGAATAAAGGGAAGTCATCATGTATGACAATTGACTCAAATCTTGGGATTACTGTGACATGTTTTAGGACAGTGGCAGATATTTTCTACATGTTACATGTGATTATTAAGTTTAGGACTGCTTATGTTTCAAGAAAGTCAAGGGTGTTTGGAAGAGGGGAACTTGTTATGGATAAGAAATTGATTGCAAGGAAGTATTTGAAGACTGATTTCATCATTGATGCTATTGCTGCTCTGCCTCTTCCTCAG ATTGTAATATGGTTCATCATACCAGCAATTAGAAGTTCTCATTCAGATCACACCAACAACGCCCTTGTACTAATAGTCCTGCTGCAATATCTGCCAAGACTCTATCTGATTTTCCCGTTGAGTGCTCAAATTATTAAAGCTGCTGGGGTTGTCACAAAAACAGCTTGGGCAGGAGCTGCTTACAATTTACTACTCTACATGTTGGCGAGCCAC GTCCTGGGTGCTTCCTGGTATTTATTATCAATCGAGAGGTATGCTACATGCTGGAAAATAGCTTGTGAAAAGGAGTTCGGTCCTATTCAATGCTCCAGCCGTTTTCTTGACTGTGGTACTGTAGACCATGCAGACAGGGTTACGTGGGTAAACAACACCCAAGTTTTCAGCAACTGCTATCCTACTAATTCTACCATTTTCGACTTTGGGATATTTTCAAATGCAGTTACAAACAATGTTGTCTCCTCTGAGTTCCTTGAGAAGTACTTGTACTGTTTGTGGTGGGGTTTACAAAATTTAAG TTCTTACGGCCAAAACTTGACCACAAGTACATATATATGGGAAACTTCATTTGCCATTCTTATTGCTATTTTTGGGCTAGTTCTATTTGCTCATTTGATTGGAAACATGCAG ACATACTTACAATCTATCACTGTGAGGCTTGAAGAATGGAGACTCAAGCGACGAGACACTGAAGAATGGATGAGGCATCGCCAACTCCCTCAGGATCTACAAGAACGTGTTAGACGTTTTGTACAGTACAAGTGGCTTGCCACTCGAGGAGTAGATGAAGAATCTATCCTGCATGCTTTACCTTCAGACCTTCGTCGTGACATCCAACGCCACCTATGTTTAGACCTTGTTCGGCGT gTTCCCTTCTTCTCACAAATGGATGATCAGCTGCTTGATGCCATATGTGAACGTCTGGTTTCGTCGTTAAGTACCCAAGGAACATATATTGTACGTGAGGGTGATCCAGTAACTGAAATGCTGTTTGTTATCAGAGGGACATTAGAGAGCTCAACCACGAATGGGGGCCGGACAGGCTTCTTCAATTCAATTACTTTGAGGCCAGGTGACTTTTGTGGTGAGGAACTACTTGCCTGGGCGTTGTTGCCAAGATCCTCTCTTAACTTACCTTCATCAACGAGAACAGTGAGAGCCTTGTCGGAAGTAGAAGCCTTTGCATTACGAGCAGAGGATCTCAAGTTTGTAGCCAATCAATTCAGACGTCTTCATAGTAAGAAGCTACAGCACACCTTCCGTTATTACTCTCACCACTGGAGAACTTGGGCTGCCTGTTTTGTTCAAGCTGCTTGGCGGCGTTTCAAGAGGAGAAAACTGGCCAAACACCTTAGTAGGAGTGAGTCCTTGCCTTATGCTCCCGAGGATGACCAATCAGCATATGAAAGTGAGGATGATCAACAAAAGAAGGATACACCAGCAAACTCTTCGAATGTAATACAGAATCTTGGAGTTACAATATTGGCCTCAAGATTTGCTGCACACACAAGGAGAGGAGTTCAGAAGATGAAGGATATGGATTTGCCTAAGTTACAGAAGCCCGAGGAACCTGACTTTTCGGCTGACCCAGATGACGACTAG
- the LOC132638290 gene encoding uncharacterized protein LOC132638290, with amino-acid sequence MVKTYHPIHKCTPLNKNKMCNAKFISNRFRDRITSQPNIRIWEIQDLVRDQLGLYVGRTICHRAKQIVLNKFMGDWREEFARLCDYAEQIILSNPGNICIVKTDRESQPGVNLFKYFYVCFDAMKRGWLEGCRKIIGFDGCFLKGACKGELLVAVGKNGNQQMFPIAWAVIDNESKESWTWFIQNLINDLGLGIGDGITVMSDMQKGLLSTLLDLLPNAEHRKCARHIWANW; translated from the exons ATGGTGAAAACTTACCATCCAATTCACAAGTGCACTCCACTTAACAAGAATAAGATGTGCAATGCTAAGTTCATATCCAACAGATTTAGGGATAGGATCACTTCTCAACCTAATATTAGAATTTGGGAAATCCAGGACTTGGTTAGAGACCAGTTAGGGTTGTATGTTGGTAGAACTATATGTCATAGGGCAAAACAAATAGTGCTTAATAAGTTTATGGGGGATTGGAGGGAGGAGTTTGCAAGACTTTGTGATTATGCAGAACAAATCATTTTGAGTAATCCTGGTAACATTTGCATAGTGAAAACAGACAGAGAAAGTCAGCCTGGAGTGAATTTGtttaagtatttttatgtttGTTTTGATGCAATGAAAAGGGGATGGTTGGAGGGATGCAGGAAAATTATTGGGTTTGATGGTTGCTTCCTAAAAGGTGCATGTAAGGGTGAACTTCTGGTGGCTGTTGGAAAAAATGGGAATCAGCAGATGTTTCCCATTGCTTGGGCTGTCATTGACAATGAGTCAAAAGAGTCATGGACATGGTTTATTCAGAACTTAATCAATGATTTGGGGCTGggaattggagatggaattacaGTAATGTCAGACATGCAAAAG ggattgttgagcacacttCTAGATCTTTTACCAAATGCTGAGCATAGGAAATGTGCTAGACACATATGGGCTAATTGGTAG